From a region of the Phaseolus vulgaris cultivar G19833 chromosome 6, P. vulgaris v2.0, whole genome shotgun sequence genome:
- the LOC137831336 gene encoding cytochrome P450 71D11-like isoform X2 gives MAQLLLYFSALIIFFIFLALIVQKIGNKPRKRDETTSKIPHGPTKLPIIGNIHNLLSSQPHRKLRDLALKYGPLMHLQLGEVSTIVISSPECAKEVMKTHDINFATRPKILASEIISYNSTGIVFAPYGNYWRQLRKICTLELLSLKRVKSFQPIREEELSNLVKWIDSEKGSPINLTQAVLSSIYSIASRSAFGKKYKDQQNFIAEVKKLIKLVGGFDIGDLFPSATWLQHVTGIRPKLERLHQQVDQIMEGIINEHKEARSEAKDYERETEDLVDVLMQYEDGSNQDFTLTRNNIKAIILVKLKNESLTN, from the exons ATGGCTCAACTACTACTCTACTTTTCAGCTCTTATtatcttctttatcttcttagCCCTTATAGTAcaaaaaattggaaacaaaCCCAGGAAAAGAGATGAAACAACTTCTAAAATACCTCATGGCCCTACAAAGCTACCTATTATAGGAAATATACACAATCTGCTATCCTCTCAGCCACATAGAAAACTAAGAGACCTGGCCTTAAAATATGGACCCTTGATGCATCTTCAACTTGGAGAGGTTTCTACTATTGTCATTTCATCCCCTGAGTGTGCTAAGGAAGTCATGAAAACCCATGATATTAACTTTGCCACGCGGCCTAAAATCTTAGCTAGTGAAATCATATCTTACAATTCCACAGGTATAGTTTTTGCTCCTTATGGAAATTATTGGAGGCAGCTAAGAAAAATTTGCACACTGGAGCTTTTAAGCCTAAAACGTGTCAAATCTTTCCAACCAATTAGAGAAGAGGAGCTCTCCAATCTTGTCAAATGGATAGATTCGGAGAAAGGATCCCCCATCAATCTCACTCAAGCTGTACTTTCATCGATTTATTCAATTGCTTCGAGGTCTGCCTTTGGCAAGAAATACAAAGACCAACAAAACTTCATAGCAGAggttaaaaaattgataaaactTGTAGGAGGTTTTGACATTGGAGATTTGTTTCCTTCTGCTACTTGGCTGCAACATGTCACTGGTATCAGGCCCAAGCTTGAGAGGTTGCATCAACAGGTCGATCAAATAATGGAAGGCATCATCAATGAGCATAAAGAGGCAAGGTCAGAGGCCAAAGATTACGAAAGGGAAACAGAAGATCTTGTGGATGTTCTCATGCAATATGAGGATGGTAGCAACCAGGATTTTACTTTAACTAGGAACAACATCAAGGCTATAATTCTG GTAAAGCTGAAGAATGAAAGTCTCACCAATTGA
- the LOC137831336 gene encoding cytochrome P450 71D11-like isoform X1: MAQLLLYFSALIIFFIFLALIVQKIGNKPRKRDETTSKIPHGPTKLPIIGNIHNLLSSQPHRKLRDLALKYGPLMHLQLGEVSTIVISSPECAKEVMKTHDINFATRPKILASEIISYNSTGIVFAPYGNYWRQLRKICTLELLSLKRVKSFQPIREEELSNLVKWIDSEKGSPINLTQAVLSSIYSIASRSAFGKKYKDQQNFIAEVKKLIKLVGGFDIGDLFPSATWLQHVTGIRPKLERLHQQVDQIMEGIINEHKEARSEAKDYERETEDLVDVLMQYEDGSNQDFTLTRNNIKAIILQVKLKNESLTN, encoded by the exons ATGGCTCAACTACTACTCTACTTTTCAGCTCTTATtatcttctttatcttcttagCCCTTATAGTAcaaaaaattggaaacaaaCCCAGGAAAAGAGATGAAACAACTTCTAAAATACCTCATGGCCCTACAAAGCTACCTATTATAGGAAATATACACAATCTGCTATCCTCTCAGCCACATAGAAAACTAAGAGACCTGGCCTTAAAATATGGACCCTTGATGCATCTTCAACTTGGAGAGGTTTCTACTATTGTCATTTCATCCCCTGAGTGTGCTAAGGAAGTCATGAAAACCCATGATATTAACTTTGCCACGCGGCCTAAAATCTTAGCTAGTGAAATCATATCTTACAATTCCACAGGTATAGTTTTTGCTCCTTATGGAAATTATTGGAGGCAGCTAAGAAAAATTTGCACACTGGAGCTTTTAAGCCTAAAACGTGTCAAATCTTTCCAACCAATTAGAGAAGAGGAGCTCTCCAATCTTGTCAAATGGATAGATTCGGAGAAAGGATCCCCCATCAATCTCACTCAAGCTGTACTTTCATCGATTTATTCAATTGCTTCGAGGTCTGCCTTTGGCAAGAAATACAAAGACCAACAAAACTTCATAGCAGAggttaaaaaattgataaaactTGTAGGAGGTTTTGACATTGGAGATTTGTTTCCTTCTGCTACTTGGCTGCAACATGTCACTGGTATCAGGCCCAAGCTTGAGAGGTTGCATCAACAGGTCGATCAAATAATGGAAGGCATCATCAATGAGCATAAAGAGGCAAGGTCAGAGGCCAAAGATTACGAAAGGGAAACAGAAGATCTTGTGGATGTTCTCATGCAATATGAGGATGGTAGCAACCAGGATTTTACTTTAACTAGGAACAACATCAAGGCTATAATTCTG CAGGTAAAGCTGAAGAATGAAAGTCTCACCAATTGA
- the LOC137831336 gene encoding cytochrome P450 71D11-like isoform X4, with protein sequence MAQLLLYFSALIIFFIFLALIVQKIGNKPRKRDETTSKIPHGPTKLPIIGNIHNLLSSQPHRKLRDLALKYGPLMHLQLGEVSTIVISSPECAKEVMKTHDINFATRPKILASEIISYNSTGIVFAPYGNYWRQLRKICTLELLSLKRVKSFQPIREEELSNLVKWIDSEKGSPINLTQAVLSSIYSIASRSAFGKKYKDQQNFIAEVKKLIKLVGGFDIGDLFPSATWLQHVTGIRPKLERLHQQVDQIMEGIINEHKEARSEAKDYERETEDLVDVLMQYEDGSNQDFTLTRNNIKAIILEFKER encoded by the exons ATGGCTCAACTACTACTCTACTTTTCAGCTCTTATtatcttctttatcttcttagCCCTTATAGTAcaaaaaattggaaacaaaCCCAGGAAAAGAGATGAAACAACTTCTAAAATACCTCATGGCCCTACAAAGCTACCTATTATAGGAAATATACACAATCTGCTATCCTCTCAGCCACATAGAAAACTAAGAGACCTGGCCTTAAAATATGGACCCTTGATGCATCTTCAACTTGGAGAGGTTTCTACTATTGTCATTTCATCCCCTGAGTGTGCTAAGGAAGTCATGAAAACCCATGATATTAACTTTGCCACGCGGCCTAAAATCTTAGCTAGTGAAATCATATCTTACAATTCCACAGGTATAGTTTTTGCTCCTTATGGAAATTATTGGAGGCAGCTAAGAAAAATTTGCACACTGGAGCTTTTAAGCCTAAAACGTGTCAAATCTTTCCAACCAATTAGAGAAGAGGAGCTCTCCAATCTTGTCAAATGGATAGATTCGGAGAAAGGATCCCCCATCAATCTCACTCAAGCTGTACTTTCATCGATTTATTCAATTGCTTCGAGGTCTGCCTTTGGCAAGAAATACAAAGACCAACAAAACTTCATAGCAGAggttaaaaaattgataaaactTGTAGGAGGTTTTGACATTGGAGATTTGTTTCCTTCTGCTACTTGGCTGCAACATGTCACTGGTATCAGGCCCAAGCTTGAGAGGTTGCATCAACAGGTCGATCAAATAATGGAAGGCATCATCAATGAGCATAAAGAGGCAAGGTCAGAGGCCAAAGATTACGAAAGGGAAACAGAAGATCTTGTGGATGTTCTCATGCAATATGAGGATGGTAGCAACCAGGATTTTACTTTAACTAGGAACAACATCAAGGCTATAATTCTG GAATTTAAGGAGAGATGA
- the LOC137831336 gene encoding cytochrome P450 71D11-like isoform X5 — MAQLLLYFSALIIFFIFLALIVQKIGNKPRKRDETTSKIPHGPTKLPIIGNIHNLLSSQPHRKLRDLALKYGPLMHLQLGEVSTIVISSPECAKEVMKTHDINFATRPKILASEIISYNSTGIVFAPYGNYWRQLRKICTLELLSLKRVKSFQPIREEELSNLVKWIDSEKGSPINLTQAVLSSIYSIASRSAFGKKYKDQQNFIAEVKKLIKLVGGFDIGDLFPSATWLQHVTGIRPKLERLHQQVDQIMEGIINEHKEARSEAKDYERETEDLVDVLMQYEDGSNQDFTLTRNNIKAIILNWT; from the exons ATGGCTCAACTACTACTCTACTTTTCAGCTCTTATtatcttctttatcttcttagCCCTTATAGTAcaaaaaattggaaacaaaCCCAGGAAAAGAGATGAAACAACTTCTAAAATACCTCATGGCCCTACAAAGCTACCTATTATAGGAAATATACACAATCTGCTATCCTCTCAGCCACATAGAAAACTAAGAGACCTGGCCTTAAAATATGGACCCTTGATGCATCTTCAACTTGGAGAGGTTTCTACTATTGTCATTTCATCCCCTGAGTGTGCTAAGGAAGTCATGAAAACCCATGATATTAACTTTGCCACGCGGCCTAAAATCTTAGCTAGTGAAATCATATCTTACAATTCCACAGGTATAGTTTTTGCTCCTTATGGAAATTATTGGAGGCAGCTAAGAAAAATTTGCACACTGGAGCTTTTAAGCCTAAAACGTGTCAAATCTTTCCAACCAATTAGAGAAGAGGAGCTCTCCAATCTTGTCAAATGGATAGATTCGGAGAAAGGATCCCCCATCAATCTCACTCAAGCTGTACTTTCATCGATTTATTCAATTGCTTCGAGGTCTGCCTTTGGCAAGAAATACAAAGACCAACAAAACTTCATAGCAGAggttaaaaaattgataaaactTGTAGGAGGTTTTGACATTGGAGATTTGTTTCCTTCTGCTACTTGGCTGCAACATGTCACTGGTATCAGGCCCAAGCTTGAGAGGTTGCATCAACAGGTCGATCAAATAATGGAAGGCATCATCAATGAGCATAAAGAGGCAAGGTCAGAGGCCAAAGATTACGAAAGGGAAACAGAAGATCTTGTGGATGTTCTCATGCAATATGAGGATGGTAGCAACCAGGATTTTACTTTAACTAGGAACAACATCAAGGCTATAATTCTG AATTGGACATGA
- the LOC137831336 gene encoding cytochrome P450 71D11-like isoform X3, with translation MAQLLLYFSALIIFFIFLALIVQKIGNKPRKRDETTSKIPHGPTKLPIIGNIHNLLSSQPHRKLRDLALKYGPLMHLQLGEVSTIVISSPECAKEVMKTHDINFATRPKILASEIISYNSTGIVFAPYGNYWRQLRKICTLELLSLKRVKSFQPIREEELSNLVKWIDSEKGSPINLTQAVLSSIYSIASRSAFGKKYKDQQNFIAEVKKLIKLVGGFDIGDLFPSATWLQHVTGIRPKLERLHQQVDQIMEGIINEHKEARSEAKDYERETEDLVDVLMQYEDGSNQDFTLTRNNIKAIILVSDSPKSGL, from the exons ATGGCTCAACTACTACTCTACTTTTCAGCTCTTATtatcttctttatcttcttagCCCTTATAGTAcaaaaaattggaaacaaaCCCAGGAAAAGAGATGAAACAACTTCTAAAATACCTCATGGCCCTACAAAGCTACCTATTATAGGAAATATACACAATCTGCTATCCTCTCAGCCACATAGAAAACTAAGAGACCTGGCCTTAAAATATGGACCCTTGATGCATCTTCAACTTGGAGAGGTTTCTACTATTGTCATTTCATCCCCTGAGTGTGCTAAGGAAGTCATGAAAACCCATGATATTAACTTTGCCACGCGGCCTAAAATCTTAGCTAGTGAAATCATATCTTACAATTCCACAGGTATAGTTTTTGCTCCTTATGGAAATTATTGGAGGCAGCTAAGAAAAATTTGCACACTGGAGCTTTTAAGCCTAAAACGTGTCAAATCTTTCCAACCAATTAGAGAAGAGGAGCTCTCCAATCTTGTCAAATGGATAGATTCGGAGAAAGGATCCCCCATCAATCTCACTCAAGCTGTACTTTCATCGATTTATTCAATTGCTTCGAGGTCTGCCTTTGGCAAGAAATACAAAGACCAACAAAACTTCATAGCAGAggttaaaaaattgataaaactTGTAGGAGGTTTTGACATTGGAGATTTGTTTCCTTCTGCTACTTGGCTGCAACATGTCACTGGTATCAGGCCCAAGCTTGAGAGGTTGCATCAACAGGTCGATCAAATAATGGAAGGCATCATCAATGAGCATAAAGAGGCAAGGTCAGAGGCCAAAGATTACGAAAGGGAAACAGAAGATCTTGTGGATGTTCTCATGCAATATGAGGATGGTAGCAACCAGGATTTTACTTTAACTAGGAACAACATCAAGGCTATAATTCTG GTATCAGACAGTCCCAAGTCTGGCCTATGA